A genomic segment from Malus domestica chromosome 05, GDT2T_hap1 encodes:
- the LOC114824768 gene encoding polyprenal reductase 2-like: MEVGVVELLRTAWVAATMPILVAAVPCSWLASFHGAVLGFAKRGKIMQSSSQKFTVPQKFFCHFYVVAVAWTTLLLVATSMYAYKTVPLVSESLLYPSIASHFTGGLHIVSWNKVHSVPVSYRYSIWRSVFLLLLMEVQVLRRLFETIYVFNYSSSARMHIFGYLTGLFFYTAAPLSLCCNNVLEVYKFSISGVAEFIVKGKSSMREVEFDWLQFVNSLLKLGWLQWIGAAIFFWGWIHQRRCHAILGSLRDHSEPNDEYVIPHGDWFEIVSSPHYLAEMVIYAGLVVASGGTDLTIWLLFGFVVSNLVLAAAETHRWYLQKFESYPKKRLAIIPFVY; this comes from the exons ATGGAGGTGGGTGTTGTTGAGTTGCTTAGAACAGCATGGGTTGCAGCGACTATGCCCATACTCGTAGCCGCCGTACCTTGTTCTTGGCTGGCCTCGTTTCATGGAGCTGTTCTGGGGTTTGCCAAGAGAGGGAAGATCATGCAATCGTCATCTCAG AAGTTCACAGTTCCTCAAAAGTTCTTCTGCCATTTCTATGTGGTGGCTGTAGCGTGGACAACGCTATTGCTCGTTGCAACTTCGATGTATGCGTATAAAACGGTGCCATTGGTTTCAGAATCGTTGCTTTACCCTTCAATCGCCAGCCACTTCACTGGGGGTTTACATATCGTTTCATGGAACAAGGTTCATTCGGTTCCTGTCAGTTATAGATATAGCATTTGGCGTTCGGTCTTTCTGCTTTTATTGATGGAAGTTCAAGTCTTGAGGCGCCTCTTTGAGACAATATATGTGTTCAACTATAGCTCCTCCGCGCGGATGCACATTTTCGGATATCTGACTGGCCTCTT CTTCTACACAGCAGCACCACTGTCACTTTGCTGCAATAATGTTCTGGAGGTCTATAAATTTTCAATAAGTGGAGTAGCTGAGTTCATTGTCAAAGGCAAGAGTAGCATGCGAGAAGTGGAATTTGATTGGTTACAATTTGTGAACTCTCTTTTGAAGCTTGGTTGGCTCCAGTGGATTGGTGCAGCTATATTTTTTTGGGGTTGGATCCATCAGCGCCGATGTCATGCAATTCTT GGCTCATTACGAGATCACAGTGAACcaaatgatgaatatgtgattccTCATGGTGATTGGTTTGAAATTGTTTCATCTCCACACTATCTGGCTGAGATG GTTATATATGCTGGCCTTGTGGTCGCTAGTGGAGGAACAGATCTCACAATCTGGTTACTTTTTGGATTTGTG GTGTCCAACTTAGTATTGGCAGCAGCGGAAACGCATAGGTGGTACCTCCAGAAATTTGAAAGCTATCCCAAGAAACGGCTCGCCATTATTCCATTTGTATACTGA
- the LOC139196381 gene encoding NADP-dependent D-sorbitol-6-phosphate dehydrogenase-like: MSTVTLSSGYEMPVIGLGLWRLEKNELRDVILNAIKLGYRHFDCAAHYKSETDVGEVFAEAFKIGLVKREELFISTKIWNSDHGYEVEACKNSLKKLQLDYLDLYLVHYPLPTKHNAIGQTASLMGKDKVLDIDVTISLQQTWEGMEKTVSLGLVRSIGLSNYDLFLTRDCLAYSKIKPAVSQFETHPYFQRDSLVKFCLKHGVLPTAHTPLGGAAANKDMFGSISPLDDPVLNDVARKYGKSVAQICLRWGVQRKTAVIPKSSKIQRLKENLEVLEFQLSHEDMEVINTIDRKCRASLPSKSWGLDVYA, translated from the exons ATGTCCACCGTTACACTCAGCAGTGGCTACGAGATGCCCGTCATCGGCCTCGGCCTTTGGCGTCTGGAGAAGAACGAGCTCAGAGACGTCATCTTAAATGCTATTAAGCTTGGCTATCGCCATTTTGACTGTGCTG CTCATTACAAGAGTGAAACAGACGTTGGGGAAGTATTTGCAGAAGCATTTAAGATTGGACTTGTCAAGAGGGAAGAACTTTTCATTAGCACCAAG ATTTGGAATTCAGACCATGGGTATGAGGTTGAGGCCTGTAAAAACAGCCTCAAGAAGCTTCAGCTAGATTATCTGGATCTCTACCTAGTTCACTACCCATTGCCCACGAAGCATAATG CCATTGGTCAAACTGCCAGTCTTATGGGCAAGGACAAGGTGCTGGACATAGATGTAACAATTTCCCTTCAACAAACCTGGGAGGGGATGGAAAAGACTGTCTCTTTGGGCTTAGTTCGTAGCATTGGTCTCAG CAACTACGACCTCTTTCTAACCAGAGATTGCTTGGCTTACTCCAAAATAAAGCCTGCAGTGAGCCAATTTGAAACTCACCCCTACTTCCAGCGCGACTCTCTCGTCAAATTCTGCTTGAAACACGGTGTTCTTCCCACAGCTCACACCCCTCTAGGAGGTGCTGCGGCCAACAAGGATATGTTTGGTTCAATTTCACCTTTGGATGATCCAGTTCTCAAT GATGTGGCTAGGAAGTACGGGAAGAGTGTGGCACAAATCTGTCTGAGGTGGGGAGTTCAAAGGAAAACAGCAGTGATTCCAAAGTCATCGAAAATTCAGAGATTGAAAGAGAATTTGGAGGTTCTTGAATTCCAGCTGAGTCATGAAGACATGGAGGTCATAAACACTATAGACAGGAAATGTCGTGCCAGTCTACCTTCCAAGAGTTGGGGCTTAGATGTGTACGCATAA